Part of the Gramella sp. Hel_I_59 genome, TTATTTTAGACACCAATTATTAAAATCACTAATCCGACAAATCCAAGTCCTTAATCCCGCAACTTGCAATAACCGTAACCGTTGTAGTGCATTTTCACAAAAAGTAATGATTTTAAAATTTGTCAAATTCAACTTACTCTTAATTATTCTTGTTGCAATTTTTTCATGTGGAGGATTTGGCTTCACATATGAGAAACAAATTGATAATAATATTTATTTAATTGCTACAGACGTGATGAACCAGATGAGTTTAAGTTATAAAGTCTCTGGGAATAGTTACGTTGGAATGATTGATGAAACTGTATTTGAAATTCAATACAATGAACGTTTCATAATAGCAAAGCAACATCCTAAAAATAGAAACGATCAAATATTAAAAGATCTGACCTATTATTATATAATTGATTTGAATAAAGAAATAAAAGCTTCTAAAAAACCAAGTCAATTAACTAAGCAAGAATTTTTTGAGCAAATGAATAAAAATAATATTTCAGAACCTTTGGTTAATGTGATAAATTTTAGAGAGTTACAATAAAAACGCACAACAACAACGGTTAATCGCCAATAAACGGCAGCGTTAGAAAGAAAACAATTAACTTGACCAACAAACCAATACTAAGCCGACAGATCCGAGTTCCTTACTCCGCCAACTGGCGATAACCGTATTCCAAGGTTAAATCCAAGCCTTTTGTGCTAATTTTTTCAGGCTGCAAATCTTTGTAATTCCACATAAGGCGTTCCTCTCTTCACCACTGCAAACACTCTGGATAACAGTTTATTGCGGACATTGTTTAGCGCAATCATCTTTAACTTACCTTCCTCCCGCTTTTTCTTATAATATTGCCGTAATTCACTGTCATATTGAATGGCTGTACAGGCCGCCATGCTAAGCAGGCTCTTCATTTGCCGATCTCCCATCGGGTGGCATTTTCGCTTTTTGTGAATACTGCTTCCCGA contains:
- a CDS encoding DUF3997 domain-containing protein, giving the protein MILKFVKFNLLLIILVAIFSCGGFGFTYEKQIDNNIYLIATDVMNQMSLSYKVSGNSYVGMIDETVFEIQYNERFIIAKQHPKNRNDQILKDLTYYYIIDLNKEIKASKKPSQLTKQEFFEQMNKNNISEPLVNVINFRELQ